One region of Drosophila kikkawai strain 14028-0561.14 chromosome 2R, DkikHiC1v2, whole genome shotgun sequence genomic DNA includes:
- the LOC108072255 gene encoding uncharacterized protein isoform X8 — MASPWLLVLFLPWQFTTEPYVSNYVTSDLNQYLRTDRFKSPNNVNTNTNRINIPNINISLALLPGDLGGPGGSGQPNNGGSPNPPGSSGSSNGANPSPDSGSGQANNGGSPSPPGSSGSSNGVNPSPDSGSGQPNKGGSPSPPGSSGSSNGVNPSPDSGSGQPNNGGSPSPPGSSGSSNGVNPSPDSGSGQANNGGSPSPPGSSGSSNGANPSTDSGSAQPNNEVSPSPPGSSGSSNGANPSTNSGSAQPNKGGSPSPPGSSGPSSGANPSTDSGSAQPNNGGSPSPPGSSGSSNGAKPPKGSGTGLPNNYPNPPNIGSNVKPNPGSPNGIGPNLIEGLGSFPKLNPNHPNIGNNFGPNLALPQNVIDPITGLPTAGDGQIANPSRPDIADVDIASLDALNLTALPTLPKLNISRPSLPSIMGPNIGNKFRPIPPGSSVNPNPNLTNGIDPITGQPVIGGVQFPSPNVASPPGVNISPPEELHLLPPPTPPKLVIPRPSLPALVLPKLFPKT; from the exons ATGGCGTCTCCTTGGTTATTAGTATTGTTCCTTCCCTGGCAGTTCACAACGGAGCCATAT GTTTCGAATTACGTTACATCCGATCTAAACCAATATTTAAGGACTGATCGTTTTAAAAGTCCCAATAATGTAAACACAAATACAAATCGCATAAACATCCCAAACATTAACATCAGTCTGGCATTATTGCCTGGTGATCTTGGAGGTCCTGGCGGATCTGGTCAACCAAATAATGGAGGCTCTCCG AATCCTCCCGGTTCATCTGGCTCATCAAATGGTGCAAATCCGTCACCAGATTCTGGATCTGGTCAAGCAAATAATGGAGGCTCTCCG AGTCCTCCCGGTTCATCTGGCTCATCAAATGGTGTAAATCCGTCACCAGATTCTGGATCTGGTCAACCAAATAAAGGAGGCTCTCCG AGTCCTCCCGGTTCATCTGGCTCATCAAATGGTGTAAATCCGTCACCAGATTCTGGATCTGGTCAACCAAATAATGGAGGTTCTCCG AGTCCTCCCGGTTCATCTGGCTCATCAAATGGTGTAAATCCGTCACCAGATTCTGGATCTGGTCAAGCAAATAATGGAGGCTCTCCG AGTCCTCCCGGTTCATCTGGCTCATCAAATGGTGCAAATCCGTCAACAGATTCTGGATCTGCTCAACCAAATAATGAAGTCTCTCCG AGTCCTCCCGGTTCATCTGGCTCATCAAATGGTGCAAATCCGTCAACAAATTCTGGATCTGCTCAACCAAATAAAGGAGGATCTCCG AGTCCTCCCGGTTCATCTGGCCCATCAAGTGGTGCAAATCCGTCAACAGATTCTGGATCTGCTCAACCAAATAATGGAGGCTCTCCG AGTCCTCCCGGTTCATCTGGCTCATCAAATGGTGCAAAACCGCCAAAAGGTTCTGGGACTGGTCTACCAAATAATTATCCAAATCCGCCAAATATTGGAAGCAATGTGAAGCCTAATCCTGGCTCACCAAATGGTATAGGTCCTAATTTAATAGAAGGGCTTGGTTCGTTCCCTAAACTTAATCCAAACCACCCAAACATTGGGAATAATTTCGGACCTAATCTTGCCTTACCACAAAATGTTATAGATCCGATTACAGGTCTACCAACAGCGGGAGACGGTCAG ATTGCAAACCCAAGTCGGCCTGATATTGCAGATGTGGATATTGCAAGTCTAGACGCCTTAAATCTTACAGCTCTCCCAACACTTCCAAAGCTTAATATATCACGACCATCACTTCCCTCTATAATGGGCCCAAATATTGGAAATAAGTTTAGACCAATTCCTCCTGGTTCATCTGTGAATCCTAATCCTAACTTAACAAATGGCATAGATCCTATTACAGGTCAACCCGTTATTGGAGGCGTTCAG TTTCCATCACCAAATGTTGCCAGCCCTCCAGGTGTGAATATTTCACCGCCGGAAGAATTACATCTTTTACCTCCCCCAACACCTCCTAAGCTTGTTATACCTCGACCATCACTTCCTGCTTTGGTGCTCCCTAAACTGTTcccaaaaacctaa
- the LOC108072255 gene encoding cuticle collagen 2-like isoform X35: MASPWLLVLFLPWQFTTEPYVSNYVTSDLNQYLRTDRFKSPNNVNTNTNRINIPNINISLALLPGDLGGPGGSGQPNNGGSPSPPGSSGSSNGANPSTDSVAGQPNNGGSPSPPGSSGSSNGVNPSPDSGSGQANNGGSPSPPGSSGPSSGANPSTDSGSAQPNNGGSPSPPGSSGSSNGAKPPKGSGTGLPNNYPNPPNIGSNVKPNPGSPNGIGPNLIEGLGSFPKLNPNHPNIGNNFGPNLALPQNVIDPITGLPTAGDGQIANPSRPDIADVDIASLDALNLTALPTLPKLNISRPSLPSIMGPNIGNKFRPIPPGSSVNPNPNLTNGIDPITGQPVIGGVQFPSPNVASPPGVNISPPEELHLLPPPTPPKLVIPRPSLPALVLPKLFPKT; encoded by the exons ATGGCGTCTCCTTGGTTATTAGTATTGTTCCTTCCCTGGCAGTTCACAACGGAGCCATAT GTTTCGAATTACGTTACATCCGATCTAAACCAATATTTAAGGACTGATCGTTTTAAAAGTCCCAATAATGTAAACACAAATACAAATCGCATAAACATCCCAAACATTAACATCAGTCTGGCATTATTGCCTGGTGATCTTGGAGGTCCTGGCGGATCTGGTCAACCAAATAATGGAGGCTCTCCG AGTCCTCCCGGTTCATCTGGCTCATCAAATGGTGCAAATCCGTCAACAGATTCTGTTGCTGGTCAACCAAATAATGGAGGTTCTCCG AGTCCTCCCGGTTCATCTGGCTCATCAAATGGTGTAAATCCGTCACCAGATTCTGGATCTGGTCAAGCAAATAATGGAGGCTCTCCG AGTCCTCCCGGTTCATCTGGCCCATCAAGTGGTGCAAATCCGTCAACAGATTCTGGATCTGCTCAACCAAATAATGGAGGCTCTCCG AGTCCTCCCGGTTCATCTGGCTCATCAAATGGTGCAAAACCGCCAAAAGGTTCTGGGACTGGTCTACCAAATAATTATCCAAATCCGCCAAATATTGGAAGCAATGTGAAGCCTAATCCTGGCTCACCAAATGGTATAGGTCCTAATTTAATAGAAGGGCTTGGTTCGTTCCCTAAACTTAATCCAAACCACCCAAACATTGGGAATAATTTCGGACCTAATCTTGCCTTACCACAAAATGTTATAGATCCGATTACAGGTCTACCAACAGCGGGAGACGGTCAG ATTGCAAACCCAAGTCGGCCTGATATTGCAGATGTGGATATTGCAAGTCTAGACGCCTTAAATCTTACAGCTCTCCCAACACTTCCAAAGCTTAATATATCACGACCATCACTTCCCTCTATAATGGGCCCAAATATTGGAAATAAGTTTAGACCAATTCCTCCTGGTTCATCTGTGAATCCTAATCCTAACTTAACAAATGGCATAGATCCTATTACAGGTCAACCCGTTATTGGAGGCGTTCAG TTTCCATCACCAAATGTTGCCAGCCCTCCAGGTGTGAATATTTCACCGCCGGAAGAATTACATCTTTTACCTCCCCCAACACCTCCTAAGCTTGTTATACCTCGACCATCACTTCCTGCTTTGGTGCTCCCTAAACTGTTcccaaaaacctaa
- the LOC108072255 gene encoding collagen alpha-1(X) chain-like isoform X47, with translation MASPWLLVLFLPWQFTTEPYVSNYVTSDLNQYLRTDRFKSPNNVNTNTNRINIPNINISLALLPGDLGGPGGSGQPNNGGSPSPPGSSGPSSGANPSTDSGSAQPNNGGSPSPPGSSGSSNGAKPPKGSGTGLPNNYPNPPNIGSNVKPNPGSPNGIGPNLIEGLGSFPKLNPNHPNIGNNFGPNLALPQNVIDPITGLPTAGDGQIANPSRPDIADVDIASLDALNLTALPTLPKLNISRPSLPSIMGPNIGNKFRPIPPGSSVNPNPNLTNGIDPITGQPVIGGVQFPSPNVASPPGVNISPPEELHLLPPPTPPKLVIPRPSLPALVLPKLFPKT, from the exons ATGGCGTCTCCTTGGTTATTAGTATTGTTCCTTCCCTGGCAGTTCACAACGGAGCCATAT GTTTCGAATTACGTTACATCCGATCTAAACCAATATTTAAGGACTGATCGTTTTAAAAGTCCCAATAATGTAAACACAAATACAAATCGCATAAACATCCCAAACATTAACATCAGTCTGGCATTATTGCCTGGTGATCTTGGAGGTCCTGGCGGATCTGGTCAACCAAATAATGGAGGCTCTCCG AGTCCTCCCGGTTCATCTGGCCCATCAAGTGGTGCAAATCCGTCAACAGATTCTGGATCTGCTCAACCAAATAATGGAGGCTCTCCG AGTCCTCCCGGTTCATCTGGCTCATCAAATGGTGCAAAACCGCCAAAAGGTTCTGGGACTGGTCTACCAAATAATTATCCAAATCCGCCAAATATTGGAAGCAATGTGAAGCCTAATCCTGGCTCACCAAATGGTATAGGTCCTAATTTAATAGAAGGGCTTGGTTCGTTCCCTAAACTTAATCCAAACCACCCAAACATTGGGAATAATTTCGGACCTAATCTTGCCTTACCACAAAATGTTATAGATCCGATTACAGGTCTACCAACAGCGGGAGACGGTCAG ATTGCAAACCCAAGTCGGCCTGATATTGCAGATGTGGATATTGCAAGTCTAGACGCCTTAAATCTTACAGCTCTCCCAACACTTCCAAAGCTTAATATATCACGACCATCACTTCCCTCTATAATGGGCCCAAATATTGGAAATAAGTTTAGACCAATTCCTCCTGGTTCATCTGTGAATCCTAATCCTAACTTAACAAATGGCATAGATCCTATTACAGGTCAACCCGTTATTGGAGGCGTTCAG TTTCCATCACCAAATGTTGCCAGCCCTCCAGGTGTGAATATTTCACCGCCGGAAGAATTACATCTTTTACCTCCCCCAACACCTCCTAAGCTTGTTATACCTCGACCATCACTTCCTGCTTTGGTGCTCCCTAAACTGTTcccaaaaacctaa
- the LOC108072255 gene encoding uncharacterized protein isoform X3, whose translation MASPWLLVLFLPWQFTTEPYVSNYVTSDLNQYLRTDRFKSPNNVNTNTNRINIPNINISLALLPGDLGGPGGSGQPNNGGSPSPPGSSGSSNGANPSTDSVAGQPNNGGSPNPPGSSGSSNGANPSPDSGSGQANNGGSPSPPGSSGSSNGVNPSPDSGSGQPNKGGSPSPPGSSGSSNGVNPSPDSGSGQPNNGGSPSPPGSSGSSNGVNPSPDSGSGQANNGGSPSPPGSSGSSNGANPSTNSGSAQPNKGGSPSPPGSSGPSSGANPSTDSGSAQPNNGGSPSPPGSSGSSNGAKPPKGSGTGLPNNYPNPPNIGSNVKPNPGSPNGIGPNLIEGLGSFPKLNPNHPNIGNNFGPNLALPQNVIDPITGLPTAGDGQIANPSRPDIADVDIASLDALNLTALPTLPKLNISRPSLPSIMGPNIGNKFRPIPPGSSVNPNPNLTNGIDPITGQPVIGGVQFPSPNVASPPGVNISPPEELHLLPPPTPPKLVIPRPSLPALVLPKLFPKT comes from the exons ATGGCGTCTCCTTGGTTATTAGTATTGTTCCTTCCCTGGCAGTTCACAACGGAGCCATAT GTTTCGAATTACGTTACATCCGATCTAAACCAATATTTAAGGACTGATCGTTTTAAAAGTCCCAATAATGTAAACACAAATACAAATCGCATAAACATCCCAAACATTAACATCAGTCTGGCATTATTGCCTGGTGATCTTGGAGGTCCTGGCGGATCTGGTCAACCAAATAATGGAGGCTCTCCG AGTCCTCCCGGTTCATCTGGCTCATCAAATGGTGCAAATCCGTCAACAGATTCTGTTGCTGGTCAACCAAATAATGGAGGTTCTCCG AATCCTCCCGGTTCATCTGGCTCATCAAATGGTGCAAATCCGTCACCAGATTCTGGATCTGGTCAAGCAAATAATGGAGGCTCTCCG AGTCCTCCCGGTTCATCTGGCTCATCAAATGGTGTAAATCCGTCACCAGATTCTGGATCTGGTCAACCAAATAAAGGAGGCTCTCCG AGTCCTCCCGGTTCATCTGGCTCATCAAATGGTGTAAATCCGTCACCAGATTCTGGATCTGGTCAACCAAATAATGGAGGTTCTCCG AGTCCTCCCGGTTCATCTGGCTCATCAAATGGTGTAAATCCGTCACCAGATTCTGGATCTGGTCAAGCAAATAATGGAGGCTCTCCG AGTCCTCCCGGTTCATCTGGCTCATCAAATGGTGCAAATCCGTCAACAAATTCTGGATCTGCTCAACCAAATAAAGGAGGATCTCCG AGTCCTCCCGGTTCATCTGGCCCATCAAGTGGTGCAAATCCGTCAACAGATTCTGGATCTGCTCAACCAAATAATGGAGGCTCTCCG AGTCCTCCCGGTTCATCTGGCTCATCAAATGGTGCAAAACCGCCAAAAGGTTCTGGGACTGGTCTACCAAATAATTATCCAAATCCGCCAAATATTGGAAGCAATGTGAAGCCTAATCCTGGCTCACCAAATGGTATAGGTCCTAATTTAATAGAAGGGCTTGGTTCGTTCCCTAAACTTAATCCAAACCACCCAAACATTGGGAATAATTTCGGACCTAATCTTGCCTTACCACAAAATGTTATAGATCCGATTACAGGTCTACCAACAGCGGGAGACGGTCAG ATTGCAAACCCAAGTCGGCCTGATATTGCAGATGTGGATATTGCAAGTCTAGACGCCTTAAATCTTACAGCTCTCCCAACACTTCCAAAGCTTAATATATCACGACCATCACTTCCCTCTATAATGGGCCCAAATATTGGAAATAAGTTTAGACCAATTCCTCCTGGTTCATCTGTGAATCCTAATCCTAACTTAACAAATGGCATAGATCCTATTACAGGTCAACCCGTTATTGGAGGCGTTCAG TTTCCATCACCAAATGTTGCCAGCCCTCCAGGTGTGAATATTTCACCGCCGGAAGAATTACATCTTTTACCTCCCCCAACACCTCCTAAGCTTGTTATACCTCGACCATCACTTCCTGCTTTGGTGCTCCCTAAACTGTTcccaaaaacctaa
- the LOC108072255 gene encoding uncharacterized protein isoform X2: MASPWLLVLFLPWQFTTEPYVSNYVTSDLNQYLRTDRFKSPNNVNTNTNRINIPNINISLALLPGDLGGPGGSGQPNNGGSPSPPGSSGSSNGANPSTDSVAGQPNNGGSPNPPGSSGSSNGANPSPDSGSGQANNGGSPSPPGSSGSSNGVNPSPDSGSGQPNKGGSPSPPGSSGSSNGVNPSPDSGSGQPNNGGSPSPPGSSGSSNGVNPSPDSGSGQANNGGSPSPPGSSGSSNGANPSTDSGSAQPNNEVSPSPPGSSGPSSGANPSTDSGSAQPNNGGSPSPPGSSGSSNGAKPPKGSGTGLPNNYPNPPNIGSNVKPNPGSPNGIGPNLIEGLGSFPKLNPNHPNIGNNFGPNLALPQNVIDPITGLPTAGDGQIANPSRPDIADVDIASLDALNLTALPTLPKLNISRPSLPSIMGPNIGNKFRPIPPGSSVNPNPNLTNGIDPITGQPVIGGVQFPSPNVASPPGVNISPPEELHLLPPPTPPKLVIPRPSLPALVLPKLFPKT; encoded by the exons ATGGCGTCTCCTTGGTTATTAGTATTGTTCCTTCCCTGGCAGTTCACAACGGAGCCATAT GTTTCGAATTACGTTACATCCGATCTAAACCAATATTTAAGGACTGATCGTTTTAAAAGTCCCAATAATGTAAACACAAATACAAATCGCATAAACATCCCAAACATTAACATCAGTCTGGCATTATTGCCTGGTGATCTTGGAGGTCCTGGCGGATCTGGTCAACCAAATAATGGAGGCTCTCCG AGTCCTCCCGGTTCATCTGGCTCATCAAATGGTGCAAATCCGTCAACAGATTCTGTTGCTGGTCAACCAAATAATGGAGGTTCTCCG AATCCTCCCGGTTCATCTGGCTCATCAAATGGTGCAAATCCGTCACCAGATTCTGGATCTGGTCAAGCAAATAATGGAGGCTCTCCG AGTCCTCCCGGTTCATCTGGCTCATCAAATGGTGTAAATCCGTCACCAGATTCTGGATCTGGTCAACCAAATAAAGGAGGCTCTCCG AGTCCTCCCGGTTCATCTGGCTCATCAAATGGTGTAAATCCGTCACCAGATTCTGGATCTGGTCAACCAAATAATGGAGGTTCTCCG AGTCCTCCCGGTTCATCTGGCTCATCAAATGGTGTAAATCCGTCACCAGATTCTGGATCTGGTCAAGCAAATAATGGAGGCTCTCCG AGTCCTCCCGGTTCATCTGGCTCATCAAATGGTGCAAATCCGTCAACAGATTCTGGATCTGCTCAACCAAATAATGAAGTCTCTCCG AGTCCTCCCGGTTCATCTGGCCCATCAAGTGGTGCAAATCCGTCAACAGATTCTGGATCTGCTCAACCAAATAATGGAGGCTCTCCG AGTCCTCCCGGTTCATCTGGCTCATCAAATGGTGCAAAACCGCCAAAAGGTTCTGGGACTGGTCTACCAAATAATTATCCAAATCCGCCAAATATTGGAAGCAATGTGAAGCCTAATCCTGGCTCACCAAATGGTATAGGTCCTAATTTAATAGAAGGGCTTGGTTCGTTCCCTAAACTTAATCCAAACCACCCAAACATTGGGAATAATTTCGGACCTAATCTTGCCTTACCACAAAATGTTATAGATCCGATTACAGGTCTACCAACAGCGGGAGACGGTCAG ATTGCAAACCCAAGTCGGCCTGATATTGCAGATGTGGATATTGCAAGTCTAGACGCCTTAAATCTTACAGCTCTCCCAACACTTCCAAAGCTTAATATATCACGACCATCACTTCCCTCTATAATGGGCCCAAATATTGGAAATAAGTTTAGACCAATTCCTCCTGGTTCATCTGTGAATCCTAATCCTAACTTAACAAATGGCATAGATCCTATTACAGGTCAACCCGTTATTGGAGGCGTTCAG TTTCCATCACCAAATGTTGCCAGCCCTCCAGGTGTGAATATTTCACCGCCGGAAGAATTACATCTTTTACCTCCCCCAACACCTCCTAAGCTTGTTATACCTCGACCATCACTTCCTGCTTTGGTGCTCCCTAAACTGTTcccaaaaacctaa
- the LOC108072255 gene encoding collagen alpha-1(X) chain-like isoform X46 gives MASPWLLVLFLPWQFTTEPYVSNYVTSDLNQYLRTDRFKSPNNVNTNTNRINIPNINISLALLPGDLGGPGGSGQPNNGGSPSPPGSSGSSNGANPSTDSVAGQPNNGGSPSPPGSSGSSNGAKPPKGSGTGLPNNYPNPPNIGSNVKPNPGSPNGIGPNLIEGLGSFPKLNPNHPNIGNNFGPNLALPQNVIDPITGLPTAGDGQIANPSRPDIADVDIASLDALNLTALPTLPKLNISRPSLPSIMGPNIGNKFRPIPPGSSVNPNPNLTNGIDPITGQPVIGGVQFPSPNVASPPGVNISPPEELHLLPPPTPPKLVIPRPSLPALVLPKLFPKT, from the exons ATGGCGTCTCCTTGGTTATTAGTATTGTTCCTTCCCTGGCAGTTCACAACGGAGCCATAT GTTTCGAATTACGTTACATCCGATCTAAACCAATATTTAAGGACTGATCGTTTTAAAAGTCCCAATAATGTAAACACAAATACAAATCGCATAAACATCCCAAACATTAACATCAGTCTGGCATTATTGCCTGGTGATCTTGGAGGTCCTGGCGGATCTGGTCAACCAAATAATGGAGGCTCTCCG AGTCCTCCCGGTTCATCTGGCTCATCAAATGGTGCAAATCCGTCAACAGATTCTGTTGCTGGTCAACCAAATAATGGAGGTTCTCCG AGTCCTCCCGGTTCATCTGGCTCATCAAATGGTGCAAAACCGCCAAAAGGTTCTGGGACTGGTCTACCAAATAATTATCCAAATCCGCCAAATATTGGAAGCAATGTGAAGCCTAATCCTGGCTCACCAAATGGTATAGGTCCTAATTTAATAGAAGGGCTTGGTTCGTTCCCTAAACTTAATCCAAACCACCCAAACATTGGGAATAATTTCGGACCTAATCTTGCCTTACCACAAAATGTTATAGATCCGATTACAGGTCTACCAACAGCGGGAGACGGTCAG ATTGCAAACCCAAGTCGGCCTGATATTGCAGATGTGGATATTGCAAGTCTAGACGCCTTAAATCTTACAGCTCTCCCAACACTTCCAAAGCTTAATATATCACGACCATCACTTCCCTCTATAATGGGCCCAAATATTGGAAATAAGTTTAGACCAATTCCTCCTGGTTCATCTGTGAATCCTAATCCTAACTTAACAAATGGCATAGATCCTATTACAGGTCAACCCGTTATTGGAGGCGTTCAG TTTCCATCACCAAATGTTGCCAGCCCTCCAGGTGTGAATATTTCACCGCCGGAAGAATTACATCTTTTACCTCCCCCAACACCTCCTAAGCTTGTTATACCTCGACCATCACTTCCTGCTTTGGTGCTCCCTAAACTGTTcccaaaaacctaa
- the LOC108072255 gene encoding uncharacterized protein isoform X6, translating into MASPWLLVLFLPWQFTTEPYVSNYVTSDLNQYLRTDRFKSPNNVNTNTNRINIPNINISLALLPGDLGGPGGSGQPNNGGSPSPPGSSGSSNGANPSTDSVAGQPNNGGSPNPPGSSGSSNGANPSPDSGSGQANNGGSPSPPGSSGSSNGVNPSPDSGSGQPNNGGSPSPPGSSGSSNGVNPSPDSGSGQANNGGSPSPPGSSGSSNGANPSTDSGSAQPNNEVSPSPPGSSGSSNGANPSTNSGSAQPNKGGSPSPPGSSGPSSGANPSTDSGSAQPNNGGSPSPPGSSGSSNGAKPPKGSGTGLPNNYPNPPNIGSNVKPNPGSPNGIGPNLIEGLGSFPKLNPNHPNIGNNFGPNLALPQNVIDPITGLPTAGDGQIANPSRPDIADVDIASLDALNLTALPTLPKLNISRPSLPSIMGPNIGNKFRPIPPGSSVNPNPNLTNGIDPITGQPVIGGVQFPSPNVASPPGVNISPPEELHLLPPPTPPKLVIPRPSLPALVLPKLFPKT; encoded by the exons ATGGCGTCTCCTTGGTTATTAGTATTGTTCCTTCCCTGGCAGTTCACAACGGAGCCATAT GTTTCGAATTACGTTACATCCGATCTAAACCAATATTTAAGGACTGATCGTTTTAAAAGTCCCAATAATGTAAACACAAATACAAATCGCATAAACATCCCAAACATTAACATCAGTCTGGCATTATTGCCTGGTGATCTTGGAGGTCCTGGCGGATCTGGTCAACCAAATAATGGAGGCTCTCCG AGTCCTCCCGGTTCATCTGGCTCATCAAATGGTGCAAATCCGTCAACAGATTCTGTTGCTGGTCAACCAAATAATGGAGGTTCTCCG AATCCTCCCGGTTCATCTGGCTCATCAAATGGTGCAAATCCGTCACCAGATTCTGGATCTGGTCAAGCAAATAATGGAGGCTCTCCG AGTCCTCCCGGTTCATCTGGCTCATCAAATGGTGTAAATCCGTCACCAGATTCTGGATCTGGTCAACCAAATAATGGAGGTTCTCCG AGTCCTCCCGGTTCATCTGGCTCATCAAATGGTGTAAATCCGTCACCAGATTCTGGATCTGGTCAAGCAAATAATGGAGGCTCTCCG AGTCCTCCCGGTTCATCTGGCTCATCAAATGGTGCAAATCCGTCAACAGATTCTGGATCTGCTCAACCAAATAATGAAGTCTCTCCG AGTCCTCCCGGTTCATCTGGCTCATCAAATGGTGCAAATCCGTCAACAAATTCTGGATCTGCTCAACCAAATAAAGGAGGATCTCCG AGTCCTCCCGGTTCATCTGGCCCATCAAGTGGTGCAAATCCGTCAACAGATTCTGGATCTGCTCAACCAAATAATGGAGGCTCTCCG AGTCCTCCCGGTTCATCTGGCTCATCAAATGGTGCAAAACCGCCAAAAGGTTCTGGGACTGGTCTACCAAATAATTATCCAAATCCGCCAAATATTGGAAGCAATGTGAAGCCTAATCCTGGCTCACCAAATGGTATAGGTCCTAATTTAATAGAAGGGCTTGGTTCGTTCCCTAAACTTAATCCAAACCACCCAAACATTGGGAATAATTTCGGACCTAATCTTGCCTTACCACAAAATGTTATAGATCCGATTACAGGTCTACCAACAGCGGGAGACGGTCAG ATTGCAAACCCAAGTCGGCCTGATATTGCAGATGTGGATATTGCAAGTCTAGACGCCTTAAATCTTACAGCTCTCCCAACACTTCCAAAGCTTAATATATCACGACCATCACTTCCCTCTATAATGGGCCCAAATATTGGAAATAAGTTTAGACCAATTCCTCCTGGTTCATCTGTGAATCCTAATCCTAACTTAACAAATGGCATAGATCCTATTACAGGTCAACCCGTTATTGGAGGCGTTCAG TTTCCATCACCAAATGTTGCCAGCCCTCCAGGTGTGAATATTTCACCGCCGGAAGAATTACATCTTTTACCTCCCCCAACACCTCCTAAGCTTGTTATACCTCGACCATCACTTCCTGCTTTGGTGCTCCCTAAACTGTTcccaaaaacctaa